The following are encoded in a window of Clostridia bacterium genomic DNA:
- a CDS encoding branched-chain amino acid transaminase has product MAIPKEAADPNAAGPTAGATTSGAAPAGATRGWTASKKKEIEGGLAFWGGRIVPLSEANVNIATHALNYGTGCFEGIRAYWVEEAEQLYLLKLPEHYRRFMKSCALLRIECPYTVEELCAWTVRLLREGQVRHDAYVRPLGLKASRVIGVGLSGLRDEFGIFYAPLGNYVAMDGLRACVSPWQRISDNAVPSRSKTTGSYVNISLAVDQARRDGYDEAILLNAQGHVSEASGANIFLVRNGRLITPPVTEDILEGITREAVMDLATALGIPVEERVVDRTELYVADEIFLTGTAAQVAPVTSVDGRPVGDGRVGPISRRLQEAYLDAVRGRNPAYASWLTPVYER; this is encoded by the coding sequence ATGGCGATTCCCAAGGAGGCGGCGGACCCGAACGCGGCCGGCCCGACGGCCGGCGCAACCACGTCCGGCGCGGCGCCGGCTGGCGCGACGCGCGGCTGGACGGCGTCGAAGAAGAAGGAGATCGAAGGCGGCCTCGCCTTCTGGGGCGGGAGGATCGTGCCGCTTTCGGAGGCGAACGTGAACATCGCCACGCACGCCCTGAACTACGGGACGGGCTGCTTCGAGGGCATCCGCGCCTACTGGGTCGAGGAGGCCGAGCAGCTCTACCTGCTGAAGCTGCCGGAGCACTACAGGCGGTTCATGAAGTCGTGCGCGCTCCTGCGCATCGAGTGCCCGTACACAGTGGAGGAGCTGTGCGCGTGGACCGTGCGCCTGCTGCGCGAGGGGCAGGTGCGCCACGACGCCTACGTGCGGCCCCTCGGCTTGAAGGCGTCGCGCGTCATCGGCGTCGGGCTCAGCGGCCTGCGGGACGAGTTCGGCATCTTCTACGCGCCGCTGGGCAACTACGTGGCGATGGACGGCCTGCGCGCCTGCGTCTCGCCCTGGCAGCGCATCAGCGACAACGCCGTCCCCTCGCGGTCGAAGACGACCGGATCCTACGTGAACATCTCCCTGGCCGTGGACCAAGCCCGGCGCGACGGCTACGACGAGGCGATCCTCCTGAACGCCCAGGGCCACGTCTCCGAGGCGAGCGGCGCGAACATCTTCCTTGTGCGGAACGGGCGGCTGATCACGCCGCCCGTCACGGAGGACATCCTCGAGGGCATCACGCGGGAGGCGGTGATGGACCTGGCCACGGCGCTCGGCATCCCCGTGGAGGAACGGGTCGTGGACCGCACCGAACTCTACGTGGCTGACGAGATCTTCCTCACGGGCACGGCGGCGCAGGTGGCGCCCGTCACGTCCGTGGACGGCCGGCCGGTGGGCGACGGGCGCGTGGGGCCGATCTCGCGCCGCCTGCAGGAGGCCTACCTGGATGCGGTGCGCGGGCGCAACCCGGCGTACGCCTCCTGGCTGACGCCCGTCTACGAACGATAA